One genomic region from Ovis canadensis isolate MfBH-ARS-UI-01 breed Bighorn chromosome 24, ARS-UI_OviCan_v2, whole genome shotgun sequence encodes:
- the ATXN2L gene encoding ataxin-2-like protein isoform X2, protein MLKPQPPQQTSQPQPPPTQQAVARRPPGGTSPPNGGLPGPLASTSAPPGPPAAASPCLGPAAAAGSGLRRGAEGILAPQPPPPQQQHQERPGAAAIGSARGQSTGKGPPQSPVFEGVYNNSRMLHFLTAVVGSTCDVKVKNGTTYEGIFKTLSSKFELAVDAVHRKVSEPAGGPRREDIVDTMVFKPSDVMLVHFRNVDFNYATKDKFTDSAIAMNSKVNGEHKEKVLQRWEGGDSNSDDYDLESDMSNGWDPNEMFKFNEENYGVKTTYDSSLSSYTVPLEKDNSEEFRQRELRAAQLAREIESSPQYRLRIAMENDDGRTEEEKHSAVQRQGSGRESPSLAAREGKYIPLPQRVREGPRGGVRCSSSRGGRPGLSSLPPRGPHHLDNSSPGPGSEARGINGGPSRMSPKAQRPLRGAKTLSSPSSRPSGEASVPPPPAVGRMYPPRSPKSAAPAPISASCPEPPMGSAVPTSSASIPVTSAVGEPGVGSISPASPKISLAPTDVKELPAKEPGRTLESQELSRIAGKVPGLQNEQKRFQLEELRKFGAQFKLQPSSSPETSLDPFPPRILKEEAKGKEKEVDGLLASEPLGSPVSSKAESVSDKEDKPPLPPAGAAEGPEQPPQPCPSQTGSPPVGLIKGDDKDEGPVAEQVKKSTLNPNAKEFNPTKPLLSVNKSTSTPTSPGPRTHSTPSIPVLTAGQSGLYSPQYISYIPQIHMGPAVQAPQMYPYPVSNSVPGQQGKYRGAKGSLPPQRSDQHQPASAPPMMQAAAAAAGPPLVAATPYSSYIPYNPQQFPGQPAMMQPMAHYPSQPVFAPMLQSNPRMLTSGSHPQAIVSSSTPQYPSAEQPTPQALYATVHQSYPHHATQLHAHQPQPATTPTGSQPPSQHAAPSPVQHQAGQAPHLGSGQPQQNLYHPGALTGTPPSLPPGPSAQSPQSSFPQPAAVYAIHAHQQLPHGFTNMAHVTQAHVQTGITAAPPPHPGAPHPPQVMLLHPPQSHGGPPQGAVPQSGVPALSASTPSPYPYIGHPQGEQPGQAPGFPGGADDRIPPLPPPGELKIVLAAT, encoded by the exons ATGTTGAAGCCTCAGCCGCCACAACAGACCTCCCAGCCCCAGCCGCCCCCCACGCAACAGGCCGTGGCCCGTCGCCCTCCCGGGGGCACCAGCCCGCCCAACGGCGGTCTCCCGGGGCCCCTGGCCTCCACCTCGGCTCCCCCAGGACCTCCTGCGGCCGCCTCCCCCTGCCTGGGGCCTGCAGCCGCTGCCGGGAGCGGGCTCCGCCGGGGAGCCGAGGGCATCTTGGCGCCTCAACCGCCGCCACCGCAGCAGCAACATCAggagaggccaggggcagcggccatcGGCAGCGCCAG GGGACAAAGCACAGGAAAGGGACCTCCACAGTCACCG GTGTTTGAGGGTGTCTACAACAATTCCAGAATGCTGCATTTCCTTACCGCTGTTGTG GGTTCCACTTGTGATGTAAAGGTGAAGAACGGTACCACCTACGAGGGTATCTTCAAGACGCTGAGCTCAAAG TTTGAACTGGCAGTGGACGCTGTGCACCGGAAGGTATCAGAGCCAGCGGGTGGCCCTCGTCGGGAAGACATAGTGGACACCATGGTGTTTAAGCCAAGTGATGTCATGCTTGTCCACTTCCGAAATGTCGACTTCAATTATGCTACTAAAG ATAAGTTCACTGACTCGGCCATTGCCATGAACTCGAAGGTGAACGGGGAGCACAAGGAGAAGGTGCTTCAGCGCTGGGAGGGGGGAGACAGCAACAGTGATGACTACGACCTGGAGTCTGACATG TCTAATGGATGGGACCCCAACGAAATGTTCAAGTTCAATGAGGAGAACTATGGTGTAAAGACTACCTATGACAGCAGTCTCTCTTCTTACAC GGTGCCCTTAGAAAAGGACAATTCAGAAGAATTCCGTCAGCGGGAGCTGCGTGCTGCCCAGTTGGCCCGAGAGATTGAATCGAGCCCCCAGTACCGCCTGCGGATCGCCATGGAGAATGATGACGGGCGCACGGAGGAGGAGAAGCACAGTGCGGTTCAGCGACAGGGCTCAGGGCGTGAGAGCCCCAGCTTGGCAGCCAG GGAGGGAAAGTATATCCCTCTACCCCAGCGAGTTCGGGAAGGTCCCCGGGGAGGCGTTCGCTGCAGTAGTTCTCGGGGCGGCCGGCCTGGCCTTAGCTCTTTGCCGCCCCGTGGCCCTCACCATCTTGACAATAGCAGCCCTGGCCCAGGTTCTGAGGCACGTGGTATCAATGGAG gccctTCCCGCATGTCCCCTAAGGCCCAGCGACCTCTGAGAGGTGCCAAGACTCTGTCTTCCCCCAGCAGCAGGCCTTCTGGAGAAGCCTCTGTTCCACCTCCTCCTGCAG TGGGCCGGATGTACCCGCCGCGCTCTCCCAAGTCAGCTGCCCCTGCCCCAATCTCAGCTTCCTGTCCTGAGCCTCCCATGGGCTCAGCAGTACCAACCTCTTCAGCTTCCATCCCAGTAACATCAGCAGTTGGGGAACCTGGAGTAGGCTCCATTTCCCCAGCTTCTCCAAAGATCTCACTGGCCCCCACAGATG TAAAAGAACTCCCAGCCAAGGAACCTGGAAGGACCCTGGAGTCCCAGGAGTTGTCCCGGATTGCAGGGAAAG TCCCTGGCCTTCAGAACGAACAGAAGCGTTTTCAACTGGAAGAACTGAGAAAGTTTGGGGCCCAGTTTAAG CTTCAGCCCAGTAGCTCCCCTGAGACCAGCTTGGATCCTTTTCCTCCACGGATCCTGAAAGAGGAAGccaaagggaaggagaaggaggtggatgGTCTTTTGGCTTCAGAGCCCCTGGGGTCTCCTGTTTCCTCAAAGGCTGAATCAGTATCAGACAAGGAGGACAAACCACCCCTGCCACCAGCAGGGGCTGCCGAGGGGCCGGAGCAACCTCCCCAACCTTGCCCAAGCCAAACTGGCAGCCCCCCAGTGGGCCTCATCAAGGGAGATGACAAGGATGAGGGCCCAGTTGCCGA ACAAGTGAAGAAGTCAACATTGAACCCCAATGCCAAGGAGTTCAACCCCACTAAGCCCCTGCTCTCTGTG AATAAATCCACCAGTACTCCAACTTCTCCTGGGCCCCGAACTCACTCAACTCCCTCCATCCCGGTGCTGACAGCAGGCCAGAGTGGGCTCTATAGCCCCCAGTACATCTCCTACATACCTCAGATCCACATGGGACCAGCTGTTCAG GCACCGCAGATGTATCCGTATCCTGTGTCCAACTCAGTGCCTGGACAGCAGGGCAAGTACCGGGGTGCCAAAG GCTCCCTGCCCCCGCAGCGCTCGGACCAACACCAGCCAGCCTCCGCCCCTCCCATGATGcaggctgccgccgccgccgccggtcCACCTCTGGTGGCCGCCACCCCTTACTCTTCCTACATCCCCTACAACCCACAGCAGTTCCCAGGCCAGCCCGCCATGATGCAGCCCATGGCCCACTACCCCTCGCAG ccggTGTTTGCCCCCATGCTTCAAAGCAACCCACGCATGCTGACGTCGGGGAGCCATCCCCAGGCCATCGTGTCATCCTCCACCCCTCAGTACCCTTCTGCAGAGCAGCCCACCCCCCAGGCCCTTTATG CCACTGTTCACCAGTCCTATCCACACCATGCCACGCAGCTCCATGCCCACCAGCCGCAGCCGGCCACCACACCTACTGGGAGCCAGCCGCCGTCCCAGCATGCGGCCCCCAGTCCTGTCCAG CACCAGGCGGGGCAGGCCCCACACCTGGGCAGTGGACAGCCGCAGCAGAACCTGTACCACCCAGGGGCCCTGACAGGCACGCCGCCTTCTCTGCCACCGGGACCTTCTGCCCAGTCCCCTCAGAGCAGCTTCCCCCAACCAGCCGCTGTATATGCCATCCATGCCCACCAGCAGCTGCCCCACGGCTTCACCAACATGGCCCATGTTACCCAG GCCCATGTCCAAACTGGAATCACAGCAGCCCCGCCCCCTCACCCTGGGGCTCCCCACCCgccccaggtgatgctgctgcacCCACCCCAGAGCCATGGGGGCCCCCCCCAAGGCGCGGTGCCCCAGAGTGGGGTGCCTGCACTCTCAGCTTCCACACCCTCACCCTACCCCTACATCGGACACCCCCAAGGTGAGCAGCCTGGCCAGGCGCCTGGATTTCCAGGAGGAGCCGATGACAGGATTC CTCCCCTTCCACCCCCCGGGGAACTGAAGATTGTCCTGGCCGCGACCTGA
- the ATXN2L gene encoding ataxin-2-like protein isoform X4 — translation MLKPQPPQQTSQPQPPPTQQAVARRPPGGTSPPNGGLPGPLASTSAPPGPPAAASPCLGPAAAAGSGLRRGAEGILAPQPPPPQQQHQERPGAAAIGSARGQSTGKGPPQSPVFEGVYNNSRMLHFLTAVVGSTCDVKVKNGTTYEGIFKTLSSKFELAVDAVHRKVSEPAGGPRREDIVDTMVFKPSDVMLVHFRNVDFNYATKDKFTDSAIAMNSKVNGEHKEKVLQRWEGGDSNSDDYDLESDMSNGWDPNEMFKFNEENYGVKTTYDSSLSSYTVPLEKDNSEEFRQRELRAAQLAREIESSPQYRLRIAMENDDGRTEEEKHSAVQRQGSGRESPSLAAREGKYIPLPQRVREGPRGGVRCSSSRGGRPGLSSLPPRGPHHLDNSSPGPGSEARGINGGPSRMSPKAQRPLRGAKTLSSPSSRPSGEASVPPPPAVGRMYPPRSPKSAAPAPISASCPEPPMGSAVPTSSASIPVTSAVGEPGVGSISPASPKISLAPTDVKELPAKEPGRTLESQELSRIAGKVPGLQNEQKRFQLEELRKFGAQFKLQPSSSPETSLDPFPPRILKEEAKGKEKEVDGLLASEPLGSPVSSKAESVSDKEDKPPLPPAGAAEGPEQPPQPCPSQTGSPPVGLIKGDDKDEGPVAEQVKKSTLNPNAKEFNPTKPLLSVNKSTSTPTSPGPRTHSTPSIPVLTAGQSGLYSPQYISYIPQIHMGPAVQAPQMYPYPVSNSVPGQQGKYRGAKGSLPPQRSDQHQPASAPPMMQAAAAAAGPPLVAATPYSSYIPYNPQQFPGQPAMMQPMAHYPSQPVFAPMLQSNPRMLTSGSHPQAIVSSSTPQYPSAEQPTPQALYATVHQSYPHHATQLHAHQPQPATTPTGSQPPSQHAAPSPVQHQAGQAPHLGSGQPQQNLYHPGALTGTPPSLPPGPSAQSPQSSFPQPAAVYAIHAHQQLPHGFTNMAHVTQAHVQTGITAAPPPHPGAPHPPQVMLLHPPQSHGGPPQGAVPQSGVPALSASTPSPYPYIGHPQAPLPPPGELKIVLAAT, via the exons ATGTTGAAGCCTCAGCCGCCACAACAGACCTCCCAGCCCCAGCCGCCCCCCACGCAACAGGCCGTGGCCCGTCGCCCTCCCGGGGGCACCAGCCCGCCCAACGGCGGTCTCCCGGGGCCCCTGGCCTCCACCTCGGCTCCCCCAGGACCTCCTGCGGCCGCCTCCCCCTGCCTGGGGCCTGCAGCCGCTGCCGGGAGCGGGCTCCGCCGGGGAGCCGAGGGCATCTTGGCGCCTCAACCGCCGCCACCGCAGCAGCAACATCAggagaggccaggggcagcggccatcGGCAGCGCCAG GGGACAAAGCACAGGAAAGGGACCTCCACAGTCACCG GTGTTTGAGGGTGTCTACAACAATTCCAGAATGCTGCATTTCCTTACCGCTGTTGTG GGTTCCACTTGTGATGTAAAGGTGAAGAACGGTACCACCTACGAGGGTATCTTCAAGACGCTGAGCTCAAAG TTTGAACTGGCAGTGGACGCTGTGCACCGGAAGGTATCAGAGCCAGCGGGTGGCCCTCGTCGGGAAGACATAGTGGACACCATGGTGTTTAAGCCAAGTGATGTCATGCTTGTCCACTTCCGAAATGTCGACTTCAATTATGCTACTAAAG ATAAGTTCACTGACTCGGCCATTGCCATGAACTCGAAGGTGAACGGGGAGCACAAGGAGAAGGTGCTTCAGCGCTGGGAGGGGGGAGACAGCAACAGTGATGACTACGACCTGGAGTCTGACATG TCTAATGGATGGGACCCCAACGAAATGTTCAAGTTCAATGAGGAGAACTATGGTGTAAAGACTACCTATGACAGCAGTCTCTCTTCTTACAC GGTGCCCTTAGAAAAGGACAATTCAGAAGAATTCCGTCAGCGGGAGCTGCGTGCTGCCCAGTTGGCCCGAGAGATTGAATCGAGCCCCCAGTACCGCCTGCGGATCGCCATGGAGAATGATGACGGGCGCACGGAGGAGGAGAAGCACAGTGCGGTTCAGCGACAGGGCTCAGGGCGTGAGAGCCCCAGCTTGGCAGCCAG GGAGGGAAAGTATATCCCTCTACCCCAGCGAGTTCGGGAAGGTCCCCGGGGAGGCGTTCGCTGCAGTAGTTCTCGGGGCGGCCGGCCTGGCCTTAGCTCTTTGCCGCCCCGTGGCCCTCACCATCTTGACAATAGCAGCCCTGGCCCAGGTTCTGAGGCACGTGGTATCAATGGAG gccctTCCCGCATGTCCCCTAAGGCCCAGCGACCTCTGAGAGGTGCCAAGACTCTGTCTTCCCCCAGCAGCAGGCCTTCTGGAGAAGCCTCTGTTCCACCTCCTCCTGCAG TGGGCCGGATGTACCCGCCGCGCTCTCCCAAGTCAGCTGCCCCTGCCCCAATCTCAGCTTCCTGTCCTGAGCCTCCCATGGGCTCAGCAGTACCAACCTCTTCAGCTTCCATCCCAGTAACATCAGCAGTTGGGGAACCTGGAGTAGGCTCCATTTCCCCAGCTTCTCCAAAGATCTCACTGGCCCCCACAGATG TAAAAGAACTCCCAGCCAAGGAACCTGGAAGGACCCTGGAGTCCCAGGAGTTGTCCCGGATTGCAGGGAAAG TCCCTGGCCTTCAGAACGAACAGAAGCGTTTTCAACTGGAAGAACTGAGAAAGTTTGGGGCCCAGTTTAAG CTTCAGCCCAGTAGCTCCCCTGAGACCAGCTTGGATCCTTTTCCTCCACGGATCCTGAAAGAGGAAGccaaagggaaggagaaggaggtggatgGTCTTTTGGCTTCAGAGCCCCTGGGGTCTCCTGTTTCCTCAAAGGCTGAATCAGTATCAGACAAGGAGGACAAACCACCCCTGCCACCAGCAGGGGCTGCCGAGGGGCCGGAGCAACCTCCCCAACCTTGCCCAAGCCAAACTGGCAGCCCCCCAGTGGGCCTCATCAAGGGAGATGACAAGGATGAGGGCCCAGTTGCCGA ACAAGTGAAGAAGTCAACATTGAACCCCAATGCCAAGGAGTTCAACCCCACTAAGCCCCTGCTCTCTGTG AATAAATCCACCAGTACTCCAACTTCTCCTGGGCCCCGAACTCACTCAACTCCCTCCATCCCGGTGCTGACAGCAGGCCAGAGTGGGCTCTATAGCCCCCAGTACATCTCCTACATACCTCAGATCCACATGGGACCAGCTGTTCAG GCACCGCAGATGTATCCGTATCCTGTGTCCAACTCAGTGCCTGGACAGCAGGGCAAGTACCGGGGTGCCAAAG GCTCCCTGCCCCCGCAGCGCTCGGACCAACACCAGCCAGCCTCCGCCCCTCCCATGATGcaggctgccgccgccgccgccggtcCACCTCTGGTGGCCGCCACCCCTTACTCTTCCTACATCCCCTACAACCCACAGCAGTTCCCAGGCCAGCCCGCCATGATGCAGCCCATGGCCCACTACCCCTCGCAG ccggTGTTTGCCCCCATGCTTCAAAGCAACCCACGCATGCTGACGTCGGGGAGCCATCCCCAGGCCATCGTGTCATCCTCCACCCCTCAGTACCCTTCTGCAGAGCAGCCCACCCCCCAGGCCCTTTATG CCACTGTTCACCAGTCCTATCCACACCATGCCACGCAGCTCCATGCCCACCAGCCGCAGCCGGCCACCACACCTACTGGGAGCCAGCCGCCGTCCCAGCATGCGGCCCCCAGTCCTGTCCAG CACCAGGCGGGGCAGGCCCCACACCTGGGCAGTGGACAGCCGCAGCAGAACCTGTACCACCCAGGGGCCCTGACAGGCACGCCGCCTTCTCTGCCACCGGGACCTTCTGCCCAGTCCCCTCAGAGCAGCTTCCCCCAACCAGCCGCTGTATATGCCATCCATGCCCACCAGCAGCTGCCCCACGGCTTCACCAACATGGCCCATGTTACCCAG GCCCATGTCCAAACTGGAATCACAGCAGCCCCGCCCCCTCACCCTGGGGCTCCCCACCCgccccaggtgatgctgctgcacCCACCCCAGAGCCATGGGGGCCCCCCCCAAGGCGCGGTGCCCCAGAGTGGGGTGCCTGCACTCTCAGCTTCCACACCCTCACCCTACCCCTACATCGGACACCCCCAAG CTCCCCTTCCACCCCCCGGGGAACTGAAGATTGTCCTGGCCGCGACCTGA
- the ATXN2L gene encoding ataxin-2-like protein isoform X7: MLHFLTAVVGSTCDVKVKNGTTYEGIFKTLSSKFELAVDAVHRKVSEPAGGPRREDIVDTMVFKPSDVMLVHFRNVDFNYATKDKFTDSAIAMNSKVNGEHKEKVLQRWEGGDSNSDDYDLESDMSNGWDPNEMFKFNEENYGVKTTYDSSLSSYTVPLEKDNSEEFRQRELRAAQLAREIESSPQYRLRIAMENDDGRTEEEKHSAVQRQGSGRESPSLAAREGKYIPLPQRVREGPRGGVRCSSSRGGRPGLSSLPPRGPHHLDNSSPGPGSEARGINGGPSRMSPKAQRPLRGAKTLSSPSSRPSGEASVPPPPAVGRMYPPRSPKSAAPAPISASCPEPPMGSAVPTSSASIPVTSAVGEPGVGSISPASPKISLAPTDVKELPAKEPGRTLESQELSRIAGKVPGLQNEQKRFQLEELRKFGAQFKLQPSSSPETSLDPFPPRILKEEAKGKEKEVDGLLASEPLGSPVSSKAESVSDKEDKPPLPPAGAAEGPEQPPQPCPSQTGSPPVGLIKGDDKDEGPVAEQVKKSTLNPNAKEFNPTKPLLSVNKSTSTPTSPGPRTHSTPSIPVLTAGQSGLYSPQYISYIPQIHMGPAVQAPQMYPYPVSNSVPGQQGKYRGAKGSLPPQRSDQHQPASAPPMMQAAAAAAGPPLVAATPYSSYIPYNPQQFPGQPAMMQPMAHYPSQPVFAPMLQSNPRMLTSGSHPQAIVSSSTPQYPSAEQPTPQALYATVHQSYPHHATQLHAHQPQPATTPTGSQPPSQHAAPSPVQHQAGQAPHLGSGQPQQNLYHPGALTGTPPSLPPGPSAQSPQSSFPQPAAVYAIHAHQQLPHGFTNMAHVTQAHVQTGITAAPPPHPGAPHPPQVMLLHPPQSHGGPPQGAVPQSGVPALSASTPSPYPYIGHPQVQSHPSQQLPFHPPGN, encoded by the exons ATGCTGCATTTCCTTACCGCTGTTGTG GGTTCCACTTGTGATGTAAAGGTGAAGAACGGTACCACCTACGAGGGTATCTTCAAGACGCTGAGCTCAAAG TTTGAACTGGCAGTGGACGCTGTGCACCGGAAGGTATCAGAGCCAGCGGGTGGCCCTCGTCGGGAAGACATAGTGGACACCATGGTGTTTAAGCCAAGTGATGTCATGCTTGTCCACTTCCGAAATGTCGACTTCAATTATGCTACTAAAG ATAAGTTCACTGACTCGGCCATTGCCATGAACTCGAAGGTGAACGGGGAGCACAAGGAGAAGGTGCTTCAGCGCTGGGAGGGGGGAGACAGCAACAGTGATGACTACGACCTGGAGTCTGACATG TCTAATGGATGGGACCCCAACGAAATGTTCAAGTTCAATGAGGAGAACTATGGTGTAAAGACTACCTATGACAGCAGTCTCTCTTCTTACAC GGTGCCCTTAGAAAAGGACAATTCAGAAGAATTCCGTCAGCGGGAGCTGCGTGCTGCCCAGTTGGCCCGAGAGATTGAATCGAGCCCCCAGTACCGCCTGCGGATCGCCATGGAGAATGATGACGGGCGCACGGAGGAGGAGAAGCACAGTGCGGTTCAGCGACAGGGCTCAGGGCGTGAGAGCCCCAGCTTGGCAGCCAG GGAGGGAAAGTATATCCCTCTACCCCAGCGAGTTCGGGAAGGTCCCCGGGGAGGCGTTCGCTGCAGTAGTTCTCGGGGCGGCCGGCCTGGCCTTAGCTCTTTGCCGCCCCGTGGCCCTCACCATCTTGACAATAGCAGCCCTGGCCCAGGTTCTGAGGCACGTGGTATCAATGGAG gccctTCCCGCATGTCCCCTAAGGCCCAGCGACCTCTGAGAGGTGCCAAGACTCTGTCTTCCCCCAGCAGCAGGCCTTCTGGAGAAGCCTCTGTTCCACCTCCTCCTGCAG TGGGCCGGATGTACCCGCCGCGCTCTCCCAAGTCAGCTGCCCCTGCCCCAATCTCAGCTTCCTGTCCTGAGCCTCCCATGGGCTCAGCAGTACCAACCTCTTCAGCTTCCATCCCAGTAACATCAGCAGTTGGGGAACCTGGAGTAGGCTCCATTTCCCCAGCTTCTCCAAAGATCTCACTGGCCCCCACAGATG TAAAAGAACTCCCAGCCAAGGAACCTGGAAGGACCCTGGAGTCCCAGGAGTTGTCCCGGATTGCAGGGAAAG TCCCTGGCCTTCAGAACGAACAGAAGCGTTTTCAACTGGAAGAACTGAGAAAGTTTGGGGCCCAGTTTAAG CTTCAGCCCAGTAGCTCCCCTGAGACCAGCTTGGATCCTTTTCCTCCACGGATCCTGAAAGAGGAAGccaaagggaaggagaaggaggtggatgGTCTTTTGGCTTCAGAGCCCCTGGGGTCTCCTGTTTCCTCAAAGGCTGAATCAGTATCAGACAAGGAGGACAAACCACCCCTGCCACCAGCAGGGGCTGCCGAGGGGCCGGAGCAACCTCCCCAACCTTGCCCAAGCCAAACTGGCAGCCCCCCAGTGGGCCTCATCAAGGGAGATGACAAGGATGAGGGCCCAGTTGCCGA ACAAGTGAAGAAGTCAACATTGAACCCCAATGCCAAGGAGTTCAACCCCACTAAGCCCCTGCTCTCTGTG AATAAATCCACCAGTACTCCAACTTCTCCTGGGCCCCGAACTCACTCAACTCCCTCCATCCCGGTGCTGACAGCAGGCCAGAGTGGGCTCTATAGCCCCCAGTACATCTCCTACATACCTCAGATCCACATGGGACCAGCTGTTCAG GCACCGCAGATGTATCCGTATCCTGTGTCCAACTCAGTGCCTGGACAGCAGGGCAAGTACCGGGGTGCCAAAG GCTCCCTGCCCCCGCAGCGCTCGGACCAACACCAGCCAGCCTCCGCCCCTCCCATGATGcaggctgccgccgccgccgccggtcCACCTCTGGTGGCCGCCACCCCTTACTCTTCCTACATCCCCTACAACCCACAGCAGTTCCCAGGCCAGCCCGCCATGATGCAGCCCATGGCCCACTACCCCTCGCAG ccggTGTTTGCCCCCATGCTTCAAAGCAACCCACGCATGCTGACGTCGGGGAGCCATCCCCAGGCCATCGTGTCATCCTCCACCCCTCAGTACCCTTCTGCAGAGCAGCCCACCCCCCAGGCCCTTTATG CCACTGTTCACCAGTCCTATCCACACCATGCCACGCAGCTCCATGCCCACCAGCCGCAGCCGGCCACCACACCTACTGGGAGCCAGCCGCCGTCCCAGCATGCGGCCCCCAGTCCTGTCCAG CACCAGGCGGGGCAGGCCCCACACCTGGGCAGTGGACAGCCGCAGCAGAACCTGTACCACCCAGGGGCCCTGACAGGCACGCCGCCTTCTCTGCCACCGGGACCTTCTGCCCAGTCCCCTCAGAGCAGCTTCCCCCAACCAGCCGCTGTATATGCCATCCATGCCCACCAGCAGCTGCCCCACGGCTTCACCAACATGGCCCATGTTACCCAG GCCCATGTCCAAACTGGAATCACAGCAGCCCCGCCCCCTCACCCTGGGGCTCCCCACCCgccccaggtgatgctgctgcacCCACCCCAGAGCCATGGGGGCCCCCCCCAAGGCGCGGTGCCCCAGAGTGGGGTGCCTGCACTCTCAGCTTCCACACCCTCACCCTACCCCTACATCGGACACCCCCAAG TTCAATCTCATCCCTCCCAGCAGCTCCCCTTCCACCCCCCGGGGAACTGA